The window GGTGTACTGGTGGTGGACTGGTGGTGGTAGGGGCAGGTGGTGGTGGAAGGGAGGGCAGGTAAGAGTCTTTGTGTACGTAGTTGTGTGTATGTAGGCCTATATGTgtattcaaatgtattaaaatacacCAAATCCTCTCTTTATACTGTTCAGATCAGAGTTACAGACCAACCACGAAAGTGCAACATTTCACCATCAGAGTTTATATGGTGACAGTATATATGAGACGGAGTTGTTTTGTTAAAGAATTTCAATCAAATTCCCAAAATGTTGTCTGGAACAGTGCTCCTCCCCTGAGTGAATATTGACTCCTCCCCTGAGTGAATATTGACTCCTCCCCTGAGTGAATATTGACTCCTCCCCTGAGGGACTATTGACTCCTCCCCTGAGGGACTATTGACTCCTCCCCAGAGGGACTATTGACTCCTCCCCAGAGGGACTATTGACTCCTCCCCTGAGAGACTATTGACTCCTCCCCAGAGGGACTATTGACTCCTCCCCAGAGGGACTATTGACTCCTCCCCTGAGGGACTATTGACTCCTCCCCAGAGGGACTATTGACTCCTCCCCTGAGGGACTATTGACTCCTCCCCAGAGGGACTATTGACTCCTCCCCAGAGGGACTATTGACTCCTCCCCTGAGTGAATATTGACTCCTCCCCTGAGGGACTATTGACTCCTCCCCAGAGGGACTATTGACTCCTCCCCAGAGGGACTATTGACTCCTCCCCTGAGGGACTATTGACTCCTCCCCAGAGGGACTATTGACTCCTCCCCTGAGGGACTATTGACTCCTCCCCAGAGGGACTATTGACTCCTCCCCAGAGGGACCATTGACTCCTCCCCAGAGGGACTATTGACTCCTCCCCGGAGGGACTATTGACTCCTCCCCAGAGGGACTATTGACTCCTCCCCGAAGGGACTATTGACTCCTCCCCGAAGGGACTATTGACTCCTCCCCAGAGGGACTCTATTGACTCCTCCCCGAAGGGACTATTGACTCCTCCCCGAAGGGACTATTGACTCCTCCCCAGAGGGACTCTATTGACTCCTCCCCGAAGGTAATATTAATGTATAATTAAGTGTATTTCACAAACAATGCTTCAACCCACACAACAGAAAAATAACATACTGTAACTCATACTGTAAGTCAGGCACAGGGTTACTTACCTCCCCTCCCAACCTGGTCTTAGAGCTtgtcgtattattctgtatgtaaatcggGGACACTCCatgtagtatgatatgttacgtttcgtacATAAGACATGGTTACTTAGATCAAAAACTAAAGGGGGTATTCGGTAGGGGTTGACGGGTAGGTGTATAACGTCTCGCAACATTTTTCTAATTTCCAACTTTTCAAAAACTTCCTACTTTTTGTTATTTTGCAGcaacttagcatgttagctaatccTTCCACTATTCATAACCTTAACTACTTTAGCTAAAccttcacctaaccttaacccctcacCCCTAGCCTAGAGAacgttagcgagctagctaacattagccaccagctaacattagccacataGCCAGAAATTGTATCATATTTTACATTTTGCAAATCGTAAAATATAATActaattgtaatttgtaacatatcatatgaaatgggtgatggacatccaaaAATGAATACATACAAAATGTAACACAACATACTAAATGGAGTATCCCGGATTTACATACACTATAATATGAAAACCACTGAGAACAGGTTGCCCCTCCTCTCTGCCCAACCAGGGAGATTGATTCcagagttgttgtttttttccctTCAATATTTATAAAATGTCTGGCTGGGctgatgggacagtggagattatATTTATGAAGGCTGGGTTGATGGAACAGTGGGAGATTATATTTATGAAGGCTGGGttgatgggacagtggagattaaATTTATGAATGGCTGGGTTGATAGGACAGTGGAGATTATATTTATGAATGGCTGGGCTGATGGAACAGTGGAGATTATATTTATGAATGGCTGGGctgatgggacagtggagattatATTTATGAATGGCTGGGctgatgggacagtggagattatATTTATGAATGGCTGGGctgatgggacagtggagattatATTTATGAATGGCTGGGCTGATGGAACAGTGGATGCACAGTGATTCCTCAGATAGAACAGTAAATAGGCATTTTGATTGGGGTACAGCCGTGGGTAGTTGTGAAATAGATAACGTCTGACATACTCTTTCAACCAATCGGCATCCAGGATTAGACCCGGCCTGTTTTATAATCATTTGTACTTTCTTTCATCATCACGCTATATTGACTGaaggtgtgtgtttatgtctgtttgtggggggggtggggggattGGTCAACAGAGTAAAGAGGGAATATGTTCCAGTTACAGCTCACGCGTTCAACTGTTATTCGTATCTCACTACGTGGGCAAATCCATTCAATACCCTCAGACACTCAGAAGCTGTCTCTCCTATAGAGATCCCTGATAAAGTAGACAGAATGCTCCTTGGACAATCAATTTTGATCGCCGGTAAGTCTCTTACTCTTCTAATTTCTCTTAGTTTTTTCatccttttcctctcttctcctctcaaccTCTAACGGGCTCCAGTGGCACTGCTCCTCCTATGTGTGTATGTCGTTTTTTTTATCAGCAAAAGGACACATTTATAAGGAGTATATTCTCTTGTCTGTGCTTCCAGCGCTGCAGGCCAgcctctttctgggtaagtctagtCATCTAACAGTGATTGCTGATGGTATGTGTAGATCAAGGCTCAAAACCCTCATCGAGGTGACAGAGAATAAAAGGGTGAAAAAATATCATTTTTTTTCCGGTTCCAGGTTATGGAATGTCAGAGATTCGGCGCAGGTTCCTGACGTGTGGTGATCCCAGCCTCCAGTGCGGTAAAGTAACTCCAGTGTGGTAAAGTAACTCTGGTAAAGTAACTCTGGTAAAGTAACTACAGTGTGGTAAAGTAACTCCAGTGTGGTAAAGTAACTCCAGTGCGGTAAAGTAACTCTGGTAAAGTAACTCTGCTAAAGTAACTCCAGTGAAGTAAAGTAACTCTGGTAAAGTAACTCTGGTAAAGTAACTCTGGtaaagtaactccagtgtagtaAAGTAACTCTGGTAAAGTAACTCCAGTGTGGTAAAGTAACTCCAGTGTGGTAAAGTAACTCCAGTGTGGTAAAGTAACTCTGGCAAAGTAACTCTGCtaaagtaactccagtgtagtaAAGTAACTCTGGTAAAGTAACTCTGGTAAAGTAACTCTGCtaaagtaactccagtgtagtaAAGTAACTCTGGTAAAGTAACTCCAGTGTGGTAAAGTAACTCTAGTAAAGTAACTCTGGTAAAGTAACTCTGGTAAAGTAACTCTAGTGTAGTAAAGTAACTCTGGTAAAGTAACTCCAATGTGGTAAAGTAACTCTGGTAAAGTAACTCCAGTGTGAAGTTTTTATTtactataattataattattattattatgttattatatttAAACTCTTATTTGTGTGTGTAGATTACGGTGTGATCATGGTGTATGGGGTCAAATTCAGCACTATTGAGTTGTCATCAAACGAGAGACCTAAAGCCTGCTCCGATACAGAGGCCTTCAACGGTGTGTCTGACAGGTCTGTAAACAcacgcatgctcacacacacacacgcacacacacacgcacacacacacacacacacacacacacacacacacacacacacacacacacacacacacacacacacacacacacacacacacacacacacacacacacacacacacacacacacacacacacacacacacacacacacacacagcacacaaatTCAGTCAATAACAAGCATGTTTGCTATGTTCTGCTTACAACATTGTTTATTTCCCAACTTCAGTGTCCTGTTGCCATGTTTCCAGCAATTTTACAGTAATCGGGCCAAGgccacaaagcgtctcagagtagaaaATGTGTTGTAAGTGCTGAAAATAGATACAATTTACTCCTACTCTTATGGGTAGAAATGAAAGCTATGCATGAAACCTCTTTAGTCATGAGAGTCACACCTAGTTGACAGATACTGAGGAGACCTCATGAGCTTTCCTAACCAGTTCAGAGTTACCAGCAGGTGTGTTGATATAGAAAAAGTAGCCAGTGGTTCATAGAGAGGCAATTGCTTTGGAGATATTAAAATAATGTTTAgatactctcagaccatgagaaacaacattctttggtctgatgaaacctagattgaactctttggcctgaatgctaagcgtcatgtctggtggaaacctgccaccatccctatggtgaagcatggtggtggcagcatcatgctgtggggacgcTTTTCAGCGGTAAGCACTGAGAGAGtagccaggatcgagggaaagatgaacgtagcaaagtacagggagatccttgatgaaaacctgctccagagctggagagaaggttcaccttccaacaggacaacgactctaagcacacagccaagacaatgcaggagttgcctcgggacaagtctctgaatgtccatgggtggcccagcaagagcctggaattgaacccgatcgaacatctctggagagacctgaaaatagctgtgcagcgacactccccgtccaacctgacagagcttgagaaggtCTGCAGGAAGAATTGTagatactccccaaatacagatgtgccaagcttgtagcatcatacccaagaatatgaggctgtaatcactgtcaaaggtgcttcaacaaagtactgagtaaagggtctgaatacttatgtaaatgtgatatttctggggTTTTCTCCTTATACATTTGAAACAATATGAAAaatctgttttgctttgtcattatggggtatatagtgtagtgtgtagattaaagaagaaaaaatacaatttaatacgttagaataaggccgtagcgtaacaaaatgtggaaaaagtcaaggggtctgaatacccaGCCAGATGGGAATCTTATCAAGAACAGCTTCAGATAAAAACTGAGCTGCTTTTTGAAAAAGAAAGTGGTCCTAAAACTGATAGCACAgagaggggaaatggagagaAATAACATCATGTTTTTAAAAAACCTAAGTAAGGTGGTGTTTTAGGTGTGTGACATTACTACTGCTCATCCAGGTGTGATGGAAATGAGAAGTGTGATGTGGCGACCTCCGGCAGTGTGTGTGACCTCTGTAACTCTGCATACCTGATTAATATCTTCCTGGACGTTACCTATGGCTGCCTGGAGAGCAGTgagtaacctacacacacacacacgcacacacgcacacacgcacacacgcacgcccaCACGCCCACacgcccacacgcacacacacacacacacacacacacacacacacacacacacacacacacacacacacacacacacacacacacacacacacacacacacacacacacacacacacacacacacacacacacacatacacactcacacacacatacagttgaagccggaagtttacatacacctgagccaaatacatttaaactcagtttttcacaattcctgacatttaatccaagtaaaaattccctgtcttaggtcagttaggatcgccactttactttaagaatgtgaaatgtcagaataatagtagagagaatgatttatttcagctttaatatttctttcatcacattcccagtgggtcagaagtttacatacactcaattagtatttggtatcattgcctttaaattgtttaacttcaaatgtttcgggtagccttccacaagcttcccacaataggttgggtgaattttggcccattcctcttgacagagtgtcacgacttctgccgaagtcgttgcctctccttgttcgggcggtgttcggcggtcgacgtcacctgtcttctagccatcattgatccatttttcattttccattggttttgtcttgtcttcccacacacctgttttcaatcccattcattacctgttgtgtatttaaccctctgttgcccctcatgtctttgtcagagattgttttatgtcAAGTGTTGTTTTATGTTGTATCGGTGCgtgacgggtcctcgtacccatgtttattTATGGATGTACATATTAATGTTTGGAGCATGTTAAGTGGgcatttattaaaagactccatttacactccatttgactctcctgcgcctgacttccctgccacctacacacgactctgacacagagctggtgtaactgagtcaggtttgtaggcctccttgctcgcacacactttttcagttctgccaacaaattttctataggattgaggtcagggctttgtgatggccacttcaataccttgactttgttgtccttaagccattttgccacaactttggaagtatgcttggggtcatagtccatttggaagacacatttgcaaccaaactttaacttcctgactgatgtcttgagatgttgcttcaatatatccacataattttcatccctcatgatgccatctattttgtgaagtgcaccagtccctcctgcagcaaagcacccccacaacatgttgctgccacccccgtgcttcacggttgggatggtgttcttcagcttgcaagcctcccccttttcctccaaacataacgatggtcattatgtccgaacagttctatttttgtttcatcagaccagaggacatttctccaaaaagtatgatctttgtccccatgtgcgtttgcaatttgtagtctgactttttttatggtggttttggagcagtgacttcttccctactgagcggcatttcaggttatgttgatataggacttgttttactgtggatatagatactttgtacctgtttcctccagcaacttctcaaggtcctttgctgttgttttgggattgatttgcacttttcacaccaaagtacgttaatctctaggagatccttcctgagcggtatgacggctgcgtgatcccatggtgcttatacttgcgtactattgtttgtacagatgaacgcagTATCTTCAGgaatttgaaaattgctcccaaggatgaaccagacttgtggaggtctacaattgttttctgaggtcttggctgatgtctattgattttcccatgatgtcaagcaaagaggcactgagtttgaaggtaggccttgaaatacatccacaggtacacctccaattgactcaaatgatgtaaattagcttCTAATGTaaattagaagcttctaaagcaatggcatcattttctggaattttccaagctgtttaaaggtacagtcaacttagtgtattaaacttctgacccactggaattggaatacagtgaattataagtgaaataatctgtctgtaaacaattgttggaacgaTTACttgtcatgaacaaagtagatgtcctaactgacttgccaaaactatagtttgttaacaagaaatgtgtggagtggttgaaaaaaacgagttttaatgactccaacctaagtgtatgtttacgacttcaactgtacattcatGCTCACACACAGAAATATGCTGAATCTTTTTCTCAATATGATGTATGTGTGATGTGTTTGTATGAGTCACATTTTTGTCGTCCACAGAGAAGGTGACTACCTGTGAGGGTGTGGTGCATTTGGAATGTGGTAAGAAACAACACTCTGTGTGCCAATCGGTTACTTAGTTGAGTTGACTCGTGAGTCTCTCATGCTCCcgcttctcttgctctctctcatagGAGATGGGGTGGTCTTTCTCCAGAAAGCACTGTATGGACGCCTAGACAGCCAGACCTGTAGTCAGGGACGACCTCAGAGTCAGCTGACTAACACAAAGTGTTCCCAGGAAGGAACTCTGGCACTCTGGTCACAgaggtacacacacgcacacacgcatgcacacccacacacacacacactatagtgtGCAGAGCCAAGTCAAATCACTCCAGATTCAAGTTGGAATTTGATATTTTTTAACGTCCTCAGGAAGCTCCGTCAAAACCGTCCACTAGGATGCAAACAAAACAAGTACCTGGAGCTAGAACCCAGGTCTatatgacagactgctgctgTTCAGACCACAGCACCATCCGTCCACATTTAGTTATCGAGGCAAGTCTTAATACATAGCAAAACTTAACAGGGTAGTCGTTTTTCTGTTTTTAACCTTCATCTAACCAATCGGAATGAATGCCTGAAGTTAATCTTAGTTGTTTGTGTCCCTAAAAGCTGAACTTAACCCACGTCGCCACTAGGGGCAACGCTATTACCATTACATTTAAAGCAACTTCAAAATTTGATGTTTGGAGAAATGTGGACAAACGTCTAATTTTGCAGTGAGACTGTGAAAGCTTGTTGATCAAATCAGCATCAAGTACAAGGGCTCAGAGGGCTCAGAGGCCAACCGCTCAGACAAGCTCCAGATATCCGTTTTTACAGGTTATGTTGGAGTTATGTAGTGGCTTTGTCATGGTTCTACGGGTGTTGCTCTGTGGTTGTTCCAGGTGTGACGGGAAGCAGACGTGTGAGGTGAACATGAGAGTGAATCAAATCTCGGACCCTTGTGTCGGAACCTACAAATATCTGGACGTCACCTACATCTGCCTTCCTGCTAGTCAGTATTCTCCCTCTGgcgctctccctctcctgtccaatgGGCTTGACGTTCACTTGATACCAAGCACAGGTTGTTGTTCACTGACATTATTCCACGTCTGACACCTATATTCTACTTGTACAGTGGACAACAACCTGTGTAGGGGTGTCAAGTGAACAATTACTCAATGGAAATGTGCTTGTGCATGATACAAAGTAGTCAACACTTTTTCATGAATGGAGCCCCATACTGTGTTGTCACAAtcactccttccttcccatctctctttgattgctcctcccacctctctttcattcctcctcccacctctctttgattgctcctcccacctctctttcattcctcctcccacctctctttgattgctcctcccacctctctttgattgctcctcccacctctcttccattcctcctcccacctctctttgattgctcctcccacctctctttcattcctcctcccacctctctttcattcctcctcccacctctctttgattgctcctcccacctctctttgattgctcctctcatctctctttcattcctcctcccacctctctttcattcgtcctcctacctctctttgattgctcctcccacctctctttcattcctcctcccacctctctttgattgctcctcccacctctctttcttgctcttcATCCTTTTCCTTATCCCCCATTATCTCAACAGCAGGTCTGATGTTGTGTCTCAGCAGCAGGGCTGATGTTGTGTCTCAGCAGCAGGGCTGATGTTGTGTCTCAACAGCAGGGCTAATGCTGTGTCTCGACAGCAGGGCTGATGCTGTGTCTCAGCAGCAGGGCTGATGCTGTGTCTCGACAGCAGGGCTGATGTTGTGTCTCAACAGCAGGGCTGATGTTGTGTCTCGACAGCACGGctgatgttgtgtgtgtgcgttgtgttTTCAGAGACCAGTATCACCTGCGAGGGCTCAACCAGCTCCCTGGACTGTGGTGAGCACATGATTACACCCACAAACACCCTCACCTAACACCCCCCTCAGCCCTACCCCTGTGTAGGTAAGGGTGCAATTCaattattgtgtgtgtttgtgtgtaggtaAGGGTGTGATAAAGGTGTTTCATGCTAACTACGGCCGTAGAGACGGCTCTACCTGTTCTGCTGGACGACACGAGCTCAGCAACCAGAACTGTCTGCAACCCAAAACCCTGGACGTTGTCAAACAATGGTACTTTCTttatccatctccccatctctcctctctagtttgGGGATGTCAGTGGTGTTGAAAGTTGGTTTACAAATATCCCCCCTTGTGTGTTATAATTGTGTTATAAATGTGTAACTCTGCAGGTGTGAGGGAAAGAGTCAGTGCACTGTGGGGCTTGATCCGGTCTTCGGGGACCCCTGCTTTGGAACCTACAAATACCTGGAGGTTTCCTACACCTGTCTGAGAGGCTGTGAGTACAAAACAGCTAACAGCTAATTGCAGAAGAAGgagatgagggaaggagaggagatgaggaaggggattagatgaggagagaaaagagaagaggatggagaggaaggagaggaggagaggaaggagatgaggggaggagataaggaggggaatgtgaggaaagagaggagaccaggagaggaagaagaactggagacgaggagagggagatgaaacaagaataagaaggagaggagagatgaggaaacaagaataggaaggagaggagagatgaggaaacaagaataggaaggagaggagataaggagaggagatgaaacaagaagaggaaggagagaagatgaggaaaTGAAGAAGCTactgtagactattgagatgatagagaggagaggaagctactgtagactattgagatgaTGGAGAGGAAGCTACTGTAGACTaatgagatgatagagaggagagggagctactgtactgttaacatgatgcagagaagaggatggaggagaggaagaagaggatggaggagatgaaagagaggaggcgTAGAGAGGAAGGCTTTGTAGACGATTGAAATGTAGGAGAGGTGATGAAGCCACTCTAGAATATGGAGGTAATAGAGAGGAAGCCACTGTAGACtatggagagagtagagaggaatacACTGTAGACTAAAGAGATAGTAGACAGGAAGACACTGTAGACTATGGAGATAGTAGAGAGGAAGCCACTGTAGACTATGGAGATAGTAGAGAGGAAGACACTGTAGACTATGGATATAATTGAGAGGAAGACACTGTAGACTATGGAGATAGTAGAGAGGAAGACACTGTAGACTATGGGGACACACCCTCTGACTGTAACCTACCTCAGCCCCTACAGTGTAATGATGGCCTGGCTCGGCTGCTGCCACTTCCTGTCCGCCTCCATCGGTGAGTCCTGTCTACTCTACTGCTGGTCTACATATGAACCCATATTAATTGATGTGATAAACGCATGACTGGatctttttatttgtttatttcattCAACAGAAGAACTTCGACTGGATGCCTGATAAATCAATTAATAAAccaatcaataaatcaataaatcaatGTGCAAACTAGTGACTGAAGGTTAATGTGTAGCCAGCTCATTTTCAGACCAGTGTTTTTAGAGAACACAACCCTACCTATGTTATTGATTTGGATGTCAAAAGATGTTACAATTGAAATAAAATGAACGCGAGGCAGCTGAGAAATTGACGTTTTCTTCTGAGACAGAAAAACGTTTTTCTTACCGTTTCACTATGTCAGTAGTGCCTGACTCTCGCCTGGAAGGCTATTTACACAGAATGGACATTGGTATTACACACTTCAATTGGTATTATTAAACTTTGCATTGGTATTACACATTTCAATGCTCTGGGAGAGATTATGGCCTTAGATACGAAAAAGGTGTGATTAGcaaatatatatctatatttatgtacagttgaagtccgaagtctacatacacttaggttggattcattaaaacttgtttttcaaccactccactaatttgtgcacgacacaagtaattgttcccacaattgtttatagacagattatttcacttataattcactgtatcacaaatccagtgggtcagaagtttaaataaactaagttgactgtgcctttaaacagcttggaaagttccagaaaatgatgtcatggctttagaagcttctgataggctaattgacataatttgagtcaattggaggtgtacttgtggatgtaattcaaggcctaccttcaaacgcagtgcctcttttcttgacatcatgggaaaatcaaaagaaatcagccaagacctcagaaaaaaaattgtagatctccacaagtttggttcatcctgcAACAAAACTAGAGCCTTTAGGACCGGCCTTGTTGTTAGTGCTGTTAAAgtagagcagcactttattatggacagacttctccccatcttagctactgttgtatcaatatgttttgaccatgacagtttacaatccagggttattacaagcagtttagtcacctcaacttgctcaatttccacattatttagtacaagatttagttgaggtttagtgaatgattttaaATATTTAGGATTCATTTaatccttgccacccactctgaaactaactgcagctctttgttaggtgttgcagtcatttcagtcactgtagtagctgacgtgtatagtgttgagtcatccacatacatagactgGCTGGCTTTACTCGAAGCCAGTGGCATGTCCTTAGTAAAGATT of the Oncorhynchus gorbuscha isolate QuinsamMale2020 ecotype Even-year linkage group LG25, OgorEven_v1.0, whole genome shotgun sequence genome contains:
- the LOC124014453 gene encoding L-rhamnose-binding lectin CSL1, which codes for MSEIRRRFLTCGDPSLQCDYGVIMVYGVKFSTIELSSNERPKACSDTEAFNGVSDRCDGNEKCDVATSGSVCDLCNSAYLINIFLDVTYGCLESKKVTTCEGVVHLECGDGVVFLQKALYGRLDSQTCSQGRPQSQLTNTKCSQEGTLALWSQRCDGKQTCEVNMRVNQISDPCVGTYKYLDVTYICLPAKTSITCEGSTSSLDCGKGVIKVFHANYGRRDGSTCSAGRHELSNQNCLQPKTLDVVKQWCEGKSQCTVGLDPVFGDPCFGTYKYLEVSYTCLRGSPTV